The proteins below are encoded in one region of Clostridium estertheticum:
- the rimP gene encoding ribosome maturation factor RimP: MRNDTLLQKLRKIALPIVEKNNCELYHLEYVKEAGENYLRIYIDSSSGISLEDCEKTSRGISEILDVEDPITDSYCLEVSSPGIERILYDDNHLKKYIGQNVLVNLKSLYEGTKKLEGDLVGFSDVQIEIQYDGNNIIIPKENISIVSLKPVL; encoded by the coding sequence ATGAGAAATGATACCTTGTTGCAAAAGCTTAGAAAAATCGCTTTGCCAATAGTTGAAAAAAACAATTGTGAATTATATCATTTGGAGTATGTAAAAGAAGCTGGAGAAAATTATTTGAGAATTTATATAGATAGTTCAAGTGGAATATCTTTGGAAGACTGCGAAAAAACTAGCAGAGGCATAAGTGAAATATTAGACGTTGAAGATCCAATAACAGATAGTTACTGTTTAGAAGTATCCTCACCAGGAATTGAGAGGATTTTATATGATGATAATCATCTAAAAAAATACATAGGTCAGAATGTACTAGTTAATTTAAAGAGTCTATATGAGGGAACTAAAAAACTTGAGGGCGATTTAGTAGGATTTTCTGATGTACAAATAGAAATTCAATATGATGGGAATAATATAATTATTCCAAAAGAAAATATTTCCATCGTAAGTTTAAAACCAGTGCTGTAA